A genomic segment from Salmo trutta chromosome 38, fSalTru1.1, whole genome shotgun sequence encodes:
- the LOC115177967 gene encoding myosin heavy chain, fast skeletal muscle, protein MSTDAEMQIYGKAAIYLRKSEKERMEAQAAPFDSKNACYVADKVELYLKGLVTARADGKCTVTVTNPDGSKEEGKEFKDADIYEMNPPKYDKIEDMAMMTYLNEASVLYNLKERYAAWMIYTYSGLFCATVNPYKWLPVYDAEVVNAYRGKKRVEAPPHIFSVSDNAFQFMMIDKENQSVLITGESGAGKTVNTKRVIQYFATIAVSGAKKEAEPGKMQGSLEDQIIAANPLLESYGNAKTVRNDNSSRFGKFIRIHFQAGKLAKADIETYLLEKSRVSFQLPDERGYHIFFQMMTGHKPELVEMALITTNPYDFPMCSQGQITVASINDNEELDATDDAITILGFTNEEKIGIYKLTGAVLHHGNLKFKQKQREEQAEPDGTEVADKIAYLLGLNSAEMLKALCYPRVKVGNEYVTKGQTVPQVNNSVSALAKSIYERMFLWMVIRINEMLDTKNPRQFYIGVLDIAGFEIFDYNSMEQLCINFTNEKLQQFFNHTMFVLEQEEYKKEGIVWAFIDFGMDLAACIELIEKPLGIFSILEEECMFPKSSDTTFKDKLYAQHLGKTKAFEKPKPAKGKAEAHFSLVHYAGTVDYNITGWLEKNKDPLNDSVCQLYQKSGVKILAALYPAPPPEDKAKKGGKKKGGSMQTVSSQFRENLHKLMTNLRSTHPHFVRCLIPNESKTPGLMENFLVIHQLRCNGVLEGIRICRKGFPSRIIYADFKQRYKVLNASVIPEGQFMDNKKASEKLLGSIDVNHEDYKFGHTKVFFKAGLLGVLEEMRDEKLASLVGMVQALSRGFLMRREFSKMMERRESIYAIQYNIRSFMNVKTWPWMKLYFKIKPLLQSAETEKELANMKENYDKMTADLAKALATKKQMEEKLVSLTQEKNDLALQVASEGESLNDAEERCEGLIKSKIQQEAKLKETTERLEDEEEINAELTAKKRKLEDECSELKKDIDDLELTLAKVEKEKHATENKVKNLTEEMASMDESVAKLTKEKKALQEAHQQTLDDLQAEEDKVNTLTKAKTKLEQQVDDLEGSLEQEKKLRMDLERSKRKLEGDLKLAQESIMDLENDKQQADEKIKKKEFETTQLLSKVEDEQSLGAQLQKKIKELQARIEELEEEIEAERAARAKVEKQRADLSRELEEISERLEEAGGATAAQIEMNKKREAEFQKLRRDLEESTLQHEATAAALRKKQADSVAELGEQIDNLQRVKQKLEKEKSEYKMEIDDLSSNMEAVAKAKGNLEKMCRTLEDQLSELKTKNDENVRQVNDISGQRARLLTENGEFGRQLEEKEALVSQLTRGKQAFTQQVEELKRAIEEEVKAKNALAHGVQSARHDCDLLREQFEEEQEAKAELQRGMSKANSEVAQWRTKYETDAIQRTEELEEAKKKLAQRLQDAEETIEATNSKCASLEKTKQRLQGEVEDLMIDVERANALAANLDKKQRNFDKVLAEWKQKYEEGQAELEGAQKEARSMSTELFKMKNSYEEALDHLETLKRENKNLQQEISDLTEQIGETGKSIHELEKAKKTVETEKSEIQTALEEAEGTLEHEESKILRVQLELNQIKGEVDRKIAEKDEEMEQIKRNSQRMVDSMQSTLDSEVRSRNDALRVKKKMEGDLNEMEIQLSHSNRQAAEAQKQLRNVQGQLKDAQLHLDDAIRVAEDMKEQAAMVERRNGLMVAEIEELRVALEQTERGRKVAETELVDASERVGLLHSQNTSLLNTKKKLETDLVQVQGEVDDIVQEARNAEEKAKKAITDAAMMAEELKKEQDTSSHLERMKKNLEVTVKDLQHRLDEAENLAMKGGKKQLQKLESRVRELETEVEAEQRRGVDAVKGVRKYERRVKELTYQTEEDKKNVNRLQDLVDKLQMKVKAYKRHSEEAEEAANQHMSKFRKVQHELEEAEERADIAETQVNKLRAKTRDSGKGKEVAE, encoded by the exons ATGAGTACGGACGCTGAGATGCAAATCTACGGCAAGGCTGCCATATACCTCCGTAAATctgagaaggagaggatggaggcaCAAGCCGCACCCTTTGATTCAAAGAACGCCTGCTATGTGGCAGACAAGGTGGAGCTGTACCTTAAGGGTTTAGTCACTGCCAGGGCAGACGGGAAGTGTACTGTGACAGTTACCAACCCTGACGGCAGTAAGGAG GAAGGAAAAGAGTTCAAAGATGCAGACATCTATGAGATGAACCCCCCTAAGTACGACAAGATTGAGGACATGGCCATGATGACCTACCTGAATGAAGCCTCTGTGTTGTATAACCTCAAAGAGCGTTATGCAGCATGGATGATCTAT ACCTACTCTGGGCTCTTCTGTGCCACGGTGAACCCCTACAAATGGCTCCCAGTGTACGACGCAGAGGTTGTCAACGCctacagagggaagaagagagtggAGGCTCCACCCCATATCTTCTCCGTCTCTGACAACGCCTTTCAGTTCATGATGATTG ataaggAGAACCAGTCCGTCCTGATTAC TGGAGAATCCGGTGCAGGAAAGACTGTCAACACCAAGCGTGTCATCCAGTACTTTGCCACCATTGCAGTGTCTGGGGCCAAGAAGGAAGCAGAACCTGGCAAAATGCAG GGGTCTCTTGAGGATCAGATCATTGCAGCTAACCCTCTGCTGGAGTCTTACGGTAATGCCAAGACAGTGAGGAACGACAACTCGTCTCGCTTT GGTAAATTCATCAGGATTCACTTCCAAGCTGGCAAACTGGCTAAAGCTGACATTGAAACCT acCTGCTGGAGAAGTCCAGAGTGTCCTTCCAGCTGCCCGATGAAAGAGGCTACCACATCTTCTTCCAGATGATGACAGGCCACAAACCTGAGCTAGTTG AAATGGCGCTCATCACCACTAACCCCTACGACTTCCCCATGTGCAGCCAGGGACAGATCACTGTGGCCAGCATCAATGACAATGAAGAGCTGGATGCCACAGAT GATGCCATTACCATCCTGGGCTTCACTAATGAAGAGAAGATTGGCATCTACAAGCTGACAGGAGCTGTATTGCACCATGGAAACTTGAAATTCAAGCAGAAGCAGCGTGAGGAGCAGGCCGAGCCAGATGGCACAGAGG TGGCTGATAAAATCGCCTACCTGCTGGGCCTGAACTCAGCTGAGATGTTGAAGGCTCTGTGCTACCCAAGAGTGAAGGTCGGCAACGAGTATGTGACCAAAGGACAGACTGTGCCTCAG GTTAATAACTCAGTCTCGGCTCTGGCCAAGTCCATCTATGAGAGGATGTTCTTGTGGATGGTCATCCGTATCAATGAGATGTTGGACACCAAGAATCCAAGGCAGTTCTATATCGGTGTGCTTGACATTGCCGGGTTTGAGATCTTTGAT TACAACAGCATGGAGCAGCTGTGCATCAACTTCACCAATGAGAAACTGCAacagtttttcaaccacaccatgtTTGTCCTGGAGCAAGAGGAGTACAAGAAGGAGGGAATCGTCTGGGCCTTCATTGACTTCGGCATGGATTTGGCTGCCTGCATTGAGCTTATTGAGAAG CCATTGGGCATCTTCTCCATCCTTGAAGAGGAGTGCATGTTCCCCAAGTCTTCAGACACTACCTTCAAGGACAAGCTGTACGCCCAGCATCTTGGCAAAACAAAGGCGTTTGAAAAGCCCAAGCCTGCCAAAGGCAAGGCAGAGGCCCACTTCTCCCTGGTGCACTACGCCGGAACTGTGGACTACAACATCACTGGCTGGCTGGAGAAGAACAAGGACCCCCTGAACGACTCAGTTTGTCAGCTGTACCAGAAGTCCGGAGTCAAAATTCTGGCTGCCCTGTATCCTGCTCCCCCACCCGAGG ATAAAGCCAAGAAAGGAGGCAAGAAGAAGGGTGGTTCCATGCAGACTGTGTCCTCCCAGTTCAGG GAGAACTTACATAAGCTGATGACCAACTTGAGGAGCACTCATCCTCACTTTGTGCGCTGCCTGATCCCCAACGAATCAAAGACTCCAG GTCTGATGGAGAACTTCCTGGTTATCCACCAGCTCAGGTGTAATGGTGTACTGGAGGGTATCAGGATCTGCAGAAAGGGCTTCCCCAGCAGAATCATCTATGCTGACTTCAAGCAGAg GTACAAAGTACTGAATGCCAGTGTCATCCCTGAGGGCCAGTTCATGGACAACAAGAAGGCTTCTGAGAAGCTGCTTGGatccattgatgtgaatcacgaggattacaagtttggacacaccaag GTGTTCTTCAAAGCCGGTCTGCTGGGTGtcctggaggagatgagagatgagaagcTGGCCTCTCTAGTCGGCATGGTCCAGGCTCTCAGCCGTGGATTCCTCATGAGGAGAGAGTTTAGcaagatgatggagaggag AGAATCAATTTACGCCATCCAGTACAACATCCGCTCATTCATGAATGTGAAAACCTGGCCATGGATGAAGTTGTACTTCAAGATCAAGCCCCTGCTGCAGAGCGCTGAGACTGAGAAGGAGCTGGCCAACATGAAGGAGAACTATGATAAGATGACAGcagacctggccaaggctctgGCCACAAAGAAGCAAATGGAGGAGAAGTTGGTATCCCTGACGCAGGAGAAGAACGACCTGGCGCTCCAAGTAGCATCT GAAGGAGAGAGTCTGAACGATGCTGAGGAAAGGTGCGAGGGGCTCATCAAGAGCAAGATCCAGCAGGAGGCCAAACTCAAAGAGACGACCGAGAggctggaggatgaggaggagatcaATGCTGAGTTGACTGCCAAGAAGAGGAAGCTGGAGGATGAGTGCTCTGAGCTGAAGAAGGACATTGATGACCTGGAGCTCACCCTGGCCAAAGTGGAGAAGGAGAAGCATGCCACTGAAAACAAG GTTAAAAACCTGACAGAGGAGATGGCGTCTATGGATGAGAGTGTTGCCAAGCTGACCAAGGAGAAGAAAGCCCTCCAAGAGGCCCACCAGCAGACACTGGAtgacctgcaggcagaggaggacaAAGTCAACACTCTGACCAAGGCCAAGACCAAGCTGGAACAGCAAGTGGACGAC CTTGAGGGTTCTCTGGAGCAAGAGAAGAAGCTCCGTATGGACCTTGAGAGATCCAAGAGAAAGCTGGAGGGAGATCTGAAACTGGCCCAGGAGTCCATAATGGACCTGGAGAATGACAAGCAGCAAGCTGATGAGAAAATCAAGAA GAAGGAGTTTGAGACCACCCAGCTCCTCAGCAAGGTTGAGGATGAGCAGTCTCTGGGAGCTCAGCTGCAGAAGAAGATCAAGGAACTCCAG GCCCGTattgaggagctggaggaggaaatTGAGGCTGAGCGTGCTGCTAGGGCTAAGGTTGAGAAGCAGAGGGCTGATCTCTCCAGGGAACTTGAGGAAATCAGCGAGAGGCTGGAGGAGGCCGGAGGCGCCACTGCTGCTCAGATTGAGATGAACAAGAAGCGTGAGGCTGAGTTCCAGAAGCTGCGTCGTGATCTTGAAGAGTCCACCCTGCAGCATGAGGCCACAGCTGCCGCTCTGCGCAAGAAGCAGGCCGACAGTGTGGCTGAGCTCGGGGAGCAGATCGACAACCTGCAGCGCGTCAAgcagaagctggagaaggagaagagcgAGTACAAGATGGAGATTGATGACCTCTCCAGCAACATGGAGGCCGTCGCCAAGGCTAAG GGCAATCTGGAGAAGATGTGCCGTACTCTTGAGGACCAGCTGAGCGAGCTCAAGACTAAGAATGATGAGAATGTTCGCCAGGTCAACGACATCAGCGGACAGAGAGCCAGACTCCTGACAGAAAATG GTGAGTTTGGTCGCCAGCTGGAGGAGAAGGAAGCCCTGGTGTCTCAGCTGACCAGAGGAAAACAGGCCTTCACTCAgcaggtggaggagctgaagagggCTATTGAGGAGGAGGTCAAG GCTAAAAACGCACTGGCCCACGGTGTCCAGTCTGCCCGCCATGACTGTGACCTCCTGAGGGAGCAgtttgaggaggagcaggaggccaaGGCAGAGCTGCAACGCGGCATGTCCAAGGCCAACAGTGAGGTGGCTCAGTGGAGGACTAAGTATGAAACTGATGCCATCCAGCGcacagaggagctggaggaggccaa GAAGAAGCTGGCCCAGCGTCTGCAGGATGCCGAGGAGACCATTGAGGCGACCAACTCCAAGTGCGCCTCCCTGGAGAAGACCAAGCAGAGGctgcagggagaggtggaggacctCATGATTGATGTTGAGAGAGCCAACGCATTGGCCGCCAACCTCGACAAGAAGCAGAGGAACTTTGACAAG gttctggcagagtggaagcagAAGTATGAGGAGGGCCAGGCTGAGCTGGAAGGAGCTCAGAAGGAGGCTCGCTCTATGAGCACTGAACTCTTCAAGATGAAGAACTCCTACGAGGAGGCTCTGGATCATCTGGAGACtctgaagagagagaacaagaacctGCAAC aggagaTCTCTGACCTGACTGAGCAGATTGGAGAGACTGGCAAGAGCATCCATGAGTTGGAGAAGGCCAAGAAGACCGTGGAGACAGAGAAGTCTGAGATCCAGACCGCTCTGGAGGAGGCTGAG GGAACACTGGAGCACGAGGAATCCAAGATTCTGCGTGTGCAGCTGGAGCTGAACCAGATCAAGGGTGAGGTGGACAGGAAGATCGCTGAGAAGGACGAGGAGATGGAGCAGATCAAGAGGAACAGCCAGAGGATGGTTGACTCCATGCAGAGCACCCTGGACTCTGAGGTCAGGAGCAGGAATGATGCCCTGAgggtgaagaagaagatggagggagacctGAACGAAATGGAGATCCAGCTGAGCCACTCCAACAGGCAGGCCGCTGAGGCCCAGAAACAACTGAGGAACGTCCAGGGACAGCTCAAG GATGCCCAATTGCACCTTGATGACGCCATCCGTGTCGCAGAAGACATGAAGGAGCAGGCAGCCATGGTGGAGCGCAGAAACGGTCTGATGGTGGCTGAAATCGAGGAGCTCAGAGTTGCtctggagcagacagagagaggccgcAAAGTGGCTGAGACTGAGCTGGTAGATGCCAGCGAGCGTGTTGGACTGCTGCACTCCCAG AACACCAGCCTTCTGAACACCAAGAAGAAGCTGGAGACTGATCTGGTGCAGGTGCAGGGAGAGGTAGACGACATCGTCCAGGAGGCCAGGAATGCAGAAGAGAAGGCCAAGAAGGCAATCACTGAT GCGGCCATGATGGCTGAGGAGCtgaagaaggagcaggacaccagCTCTCACCTGGAGAGGATGAAGAAGAACCTGGAGGTCACAGTCAAGGACCTGCAGCACCGCCTGGATGAGGCTGAGAATCTGGCCATGAAGGGAGGCAAGAAGCAGCTCCAGAAACTGGAGTCCAGG GTGCGTGAGCTCGAGACTGAGGTGGAGGCAGAGCAGAGAAGAGGTGTAGACGCAGTAAAGGGAGTCCGCAAGTATGAGCGCAGAGTCAAGGAGCTCACTTACCAG ACTGAGGAGGATAAGAAGAACGTTAACAGACTTCAGGACCTGGTAGATAAGCTGCAGATGAAAGTGAAGGCCTACAAGAGGCATTCTGAGGAAGCG GAGGAAGCAGCAAACCAGCACATGTCTAAGTTCAGGAAGGTTCAGCATGAgctggaggaggctgaggagcGTGCTGACATCGCTGAGACTCAGGTCAACAAGCTCAGAGCCAAGACCCGTGACTCTGGAAAG GGAAAAGAAGTTGCTGAATAA